The genome window TTGCTTCGCCTCTGGCTCGCAATGACAAACCTCACTTAACGAAGTAGTGCTATAAATAGACTTAAAATTTGGAAAAGAAGAACAAGTTATGGATAAATTTGAGTTTAAATTGTTTTACGGGAGCATAAATTAATGAAAATATTATTTTTTGGGACACCAGAGATCGCTGAAGTGTATTTAAAAGAGCTTATACAGACACAGGAAGTTGTTGGTATAATTACCAGGCCGGACCGTCCCAGGGACAGGGGGCAAAAACTGGTTTCGCCGCCAGTCAAGATACTTGCAGAGCAGAACAATATTCCTGTTTTTCAGCCTGAAAAATTTAATGATGATATCATTAATAATTTGAAAGTCTTAAATCCTGACGTTGGCGTAGTTGTTTCGTACGGGAAATTGATACCGGAGAATATTTTTTCGGTCCCGAAGATCGGGTGTTTTAATATACATTTTTCTCTTCTTCCAAAATACAGGGGAGCGGCACCTATACAATGGGCTTTGATAAACGGCGAAAAAGAAACAGGGGTAACGACTTTCTGGATTGAAAAAACATTAGATAGCGGCCCAGTACTTGTTCAAAAATCTATTGAAATAAGCCAAGACGATAATTATCTGTCTTTGGCTAAAACGCTTACAGCTTTAGGCGTGGTGGTTTTGCAGGAGAGTTTTGACAAGTTGAAAAAAGGACAGAGCAGGGGCGAGCCGCAGAACGGGACGCCGACTTTTGCTCCGCCTTTGAAAAAGGAGAACGGGAAAATAGACTGGTCAAAACCGGCGGATGTTATCTTTAACCTCATAAGAGGCACTACCCCCTGGCCCGGGGCATATAGTGAGATAAAAGAAGGAAATCTAAAGGGTAAAATATTAAAGATCATTAAAGCCCACGCGGTGCAGGGCGCAAAATACGAGACAGAAACTTCTCCGGGGCAGATAGTTGAGATAGTTAAGAACGCAGGTTTCATCGTCCGCTGCGGGGAGGGGTTTTTAATGATAGAAGAAGTGCACCTTGAAAACAAAAAACAGTCTTCAGCCTGGAGCTTTTTGCAAGGGAGCCATTTTAATAGCGGCGATAAAATCTTTTAAATAATGAATATTAATATATACAACACTAAATGGCTTAGAAGGTTGTTTCTTGTTCTTATTGGAATAATTGCAGGTTTTGTCCTATTATGGGGACTTGTTTCACAAAGGCGGTTAAATCGCGGCATATTTTATAATGTTGAAAAAGTGCAGTATATAAATACATCTAAAATTACAAAAGAAGGGCTGGCCAGGGAAGAAGAGAAAATAGTAAACGGTAAAAGGATTTATAAATATGTTTATTTAGAAGATAAATTTGAAAGAAGAATCACCCCTGTCGATAATCCTGATAAAAGAGATACTGCCTTTTTATTCTTTGCCGATTCTTATATGTTAGGCCAGGGAGTTAAAGATAATGAGACATTGCCCTTTTATCTGTCTCAGCTGGTCCCGAATTGTAAACCGTATAATTACGGCTGTCCCGGGTACGGCCCGCACAACATGTTGTCAAGACTTGAGGGTAAAGGGATAGTCAATGAGATAGATAAGAGCAAAAAATATGTATGTATATATTTATTTATCCCTGCTCATATAAACAGAGTCATTGGCTCGGTCAGCTCACGGAAAAGAGTTCCATATTATTATATTAATAAAAAAGGTATACTTGAAAGAGACGGTGATTTTGTTTCAGGCAGACCTTTGTTGACACAGGCCTATGAGATTTTAGGAGGCAGTAAATTTGGCCGGTTTATTTTAAACGGCCATGATTTTCCTAAGATCAATGAAAGCCATATAAGGTTAACTTGCAGGATAATAGAAGAATCAAGAAATTGTTTTAAAGAGAAATTCGGAAGCGATGATTTTATTGTATTATTTTGGCCGGACAGCGGCCCGGGATATATGAGTAAATTGATCCCATACCTGAAAGCTGCAGGGGTAAAATATCTTGATTATCATGGACTGGAAGATTTTTATAAAGAGGGCTATAAGATCCCGCACGATAACCATCCGAACAAATTAGCATACGAGCAGATGGCTAAAACAGTGTCAAAAGACCTTGAAGCGATCCTGAAGAATTAATTTCTCGCAGAGCGGGAGAGGGTAAGTTCCGCCCCAGAGGCGGAACGCGACATACATGAATGAGGAAGTTGACAACATAGAAGGGTTCAGAGAGAATAAGAAGTTTATCTTCTTATTCGAACGCAGAAGGGAAACTTAGTTTCCCTCTGGGAGCGTTCCTGCGAGCAGTTTCCGATTGAGCAGGAACAAGCCCGATCCCGCAGAGCGGGAGAGGGTAAGTTCCGCCCCAGAGGCGGAACGCGACATACATGAATGAGGAAGTTGACAACATAGAAGGGTTCAGAGAGAATAAGAAGTTTATCTTCTTATTCGAACGCAGAAGGGAAACTTAGTTTCCCTCTGGGAGCGTTCCTGCGAGCAGTTTCCGATTGAGCAGGAACAAGCCCGATCCCGCAGAGCGGGAGAGGGTAAGTTCCGCCCCAGAGGCGGAACGCGACATACATGAATGAGGAAGTTGACAACATAGAAGGGTTCAGAGAGAATAAGAAGTTTATCTTCTTATTCGAACGCAGAAGGGAAACTTAGTTTCCCTCTGGGAGCGTTCCTGCGAGCAGTTTCCGATTGAGCAGGAACAAGCCCGATCCCGCAGAGCGGGAGAGGGTAAGTTCCGCCCCAGAGGCGGAACGCGACATAAGGGAGAAATAATGAAAGTAGGAATAGTCGGGCTTGAAGGGGCAGGCAAAAAAAGCCTGTTTTCGCTTTTAACAGGAAAAGATATCGAAGCGCATGTGCAGGTAAAGGAGGAAATAGGCGTGGTAAGTGTACCTGATGAACGGATAGATTTTCTTGCCGGAATGTTTGCCAGCAAGAAAAAGGTTTATTCACAGATAGAATTCCATCTCATCCCGTCGGTCAAGAAAGATTCGCAGGAAACAAAGAAAATGCTTGTTGAAACGAAATTTATGGATATGATAGCCATCGTGGCCCGTCAGTTTTCCGATGAGAATGTTTATCATCCTTTAGGCAATGTGGATTTCCAAAGAGATTACTTTACATTGAAGAACGAACTGCTTCTGGCGGACCTGATGCTTGTCGAGACCAGGCTTGATAATATAGCCAAGCAGCTGAAAGCAAAAAGCGATACCGTGGTCTTAAAAGAAAAGGAGGTCATCGAAAAGCTAAAAACAGTCCTTGAACAAGGCAATTATTTATCTTCCCTGAAACTCACCGATGAAGAAGGAAAGATAATCAAAAGCTTGAATTTTTTAACGTTTAAACCTGTTTTTGTAATAATTAATTGCGATGAGGACAAGGTGAACACAGCATTTAACCTGCCGGACGGAGCAAAAAGCCTGAATGTATCGGTTAAGATAGAACGTGAGATACAAGGCCTTGCGGAAAACGAAAAGAAGGAATTCCTTGACACTTTAGCCTTGACCGATACTTCCATAAATCGTCTGATAAAATTCGCCTATAGCTACGGGGAACTTATCTCGTTTATCACGGCAGGGCCTAAAGATTCCCACTCCTGGACCATAAGGAACGGGACCAACGCCCATAATGCCGCAGGGGCCATACATTCGGATATAGAAAAAGGCTTCATTAGGGCCGAGGTTGTTTCCTTTGAAGATTTAAAACGTGCCGGCTCCGAAGCCGAGGCAAAAAAACTCGGTGTCTACAGGCTGGAAGGAAAAGAATACATTGTTAAAGACGGCGATATCATAGTCTTCAGGTTCAATGTTTAAAGACAGTGATAAGGGGTAAGAGGAAATACAAATAACGAACTTGTCAATTTAAGAAGGAGCGATATCGTGACTAAAAAACCTATTATTAAATACCAAATCAAAAACCATAATAGAGCATGGAACCCGCTGTTTAAAGACAAGAAAAGCTGGCTTTTCGGTTTTTTTAAGCCGAAGACAAGGTCTATCAAAGATTATGACTATCTTGAACTGCACAAATATCCGGAGCTGTTCATTTTACTTGAAGGCAGGATAGTTATGACTTTTAAAAAGATCGAAAACTCTCCTATAGAAAAGCTGGAACTTAAAAAAGGCGAAGTTGTGATATTTAACTGCTGGCACAACGGCTATGCACTTGAAAAAGGAAGCACTGCTTTGGTCATAGAACGCCCCAAAAATCCCACTAAACATCTTAATATCTAAACCTTCACGGAGCTTATCGTTGAAAAAAATATTTTCAGGACTGTTTGCCGGCGGGAAAGCTTATTTTGTTCTTGAAAATCACGATGCATACAAGAACACATTGGTAATTGCCGGGGAAGACGAAATTAACCTGTGGTTCAATAACCTTACGGCGCTCGGCAAATTTTACTACAATCCGAAGATATATTCATTTTTGACAACTGACAACTTTAACCGGATAGAAACCTTAAATAACCTTAAAAACTCTTCCTCGTCAATAATACTTGCGACCGAAAGCTCGGTCAAAGAAAAAACATTTTCAGCCGGTTCATTTCAAAAAAATATATTAAAACTCTCAAGCGAAAGCCGGTTTAACCTGGAAAATCTGACTAAGAATCTTATTGATTTCGGGTTTACCCATGACGAGTTCGTAGAAGAAAAAGGCCAGTTCTCAAGGCGCGGGGAGATACTCGATGTATGGCCTGTCGACCAGAACGTGCCGTGGCGCCTCGTATTTAATAATGACACCCTTGAATCCATCCGCAGTTTTGATGTGGACAGCCAGCGCTCAAGCCGGTTTTTTAATAAAATAGAGATCCTTCCTGTAAAAGAAATCCCTGAAGGTTACTTAAGCGAATATCTTTCAGAAGAGACAAAAGTATATTTTGATATTAAACCCGACCCGGAGCTTGAAAAGATATTTGAAGGTTATGATTGTTTTATAAATGAGCCTCTGAGTAAAGATGCCGAAGATGCAGGTTTTAAAGCCCTGTTGAAATATGAGGGAAAGATACCTTTGTTCATTGACGAGTTTAAAAAGTTCGCAGGCTCGGGATACAAAACCGCTATTTTCTGTCCGCATCAAGGCGAAAAAGAAAGGATCGAAGAGATACTTTTTGAGAATAAGCTGTTAGATTTTGTTTCTGAAATAAATATCGGGCCGTTGGAAGAAGGTTTTTATTCGGATAAGAGGCGGCTGGCGGTTTTTAGCAGCCAGGAGATCTTGTACAAGAGAAAGCCGGTCAGTTTCCCGAAATTTAAGACAGGAAGAAGGCTTGAAGGGTTATGGGAGATATCAAGCGGCGATTACGTTGTGCATGAAAGGTACGGCATAGGCCGTTACCTGGGGCTAAAGAAGATAGCAAGGGGCCAGCAGGAGCAGGAATACCTGTGCATCGAATATAAAGGCGGGGATAAGCTTTACATACCTATTTACGATTTTAAGGTCGTGCAGAAATATGTGGGGCTTGAAGGGTACAGGCCGAAACTTCATTCGCTCGATACCGTAGCCTGGGAAAGGGCAAAACAGAGAGCAAAAGAAAGTGCGATCGAACTTGCCCAGGACCTCTTAAAGCTATATGCCGAACGCCAGAAAAGCGAAGGTGTCGCATACCCGAGAGATATCCCGTGGGAAATGGAATTAAGCGATTCGTTCCCGTATTCGGAAACCGAGGACCAGCTCAAAGCCATAGAGGAAGTCAAGGCTGACCTGTCAAAATCTCAGCCTATGGAAAGGCTTGTCTGCGGCGATGTCGGTTACGGGAAAACCGAGGTCGCGATCCGTGCGGCATTTAAAGTTGTCCTGTCTTCAAAACAAGTAGCAGTGCTTGTGCCTACGACCGTCCTTGCGGAACAGCATTTCCAGACCTTCACCCAGAGGCTGTCTCCGTTCCCGGTAAAAATAGAGGTGTTGAGCAGGTTCCAGTCAAAGCTTGAGCAGACAAAAGCGATAGAGAACATCAAAGCAGGCTCGGTGGATATAGTCATAGGCACGCACAGGCTCCTGCAGAAAGATATAGAGTTCCATGACCTGGGGCTCCTTATAATAGATGAAGAACACCGCTTCGGCGTCAAGCAAAAAGAGAAAATAAAGTCTATGAAAAAAAACGTAGACGTGCTCCTTCTTTCAGCTACGCCGATACCCAGGACGCTTTCTCTTGCGCTTTCAAATATCAGGGACCTTTCTGTCATCGAGACGCCGCCGTACGGAAGGCTTCCCATAGAAACGCACCTCGGTCATTATGACGAAAAGCTAATCCAAAAAATAATAAGGGCAGAACTCTCCCGCGGAGGTCAGGTTTTTTATGTGCATAACAGGGTCGAAACGATACTTACTAAAGCCGAACAGATAAAAAAACTTATACCTGAATCTAAGCTTGGCATTGTTCATGGACAGCTTTCTGGCCCGGAGATAGAAAAAGCGATGTGGCGGTTCCTCCATAAAGAAATAGATGTGCTGTTGGCTACCACTATAATCGAGTCAGGCCTAGACATACCTTCAGTAAACACCATGATAGTTGAAGATGCGGAAAATTTCGGCTTATCCCAGCTTTACCAGTTAAGAGGAAGGATAGGCAGGTCCAGCCAAAAAGCCTATTGTTATTTATTTTCGAGTTCCTCTTCTTTGACGGAAGATGCACGCAAGAGGCTTGAGGCCCTAAATGAATTGAGCGAGCTTGGCTCAGGGTTCAGGCTGGCCTTAAGGGACCTGGAGATCCGAGGCGGAGGAAATGTCCTTGGGGCAGAGCAGCACGGTTTTGTAAGAGAGGTCGGTTTTGAGCTGTATTCAAGACTGATTGCCGAAGCCAGCCGCAACCTTAAGGGCGAGGTCGCTTTGCCTAAAGAAAACGAAGAATCCAAAACAGTAGTCGATTTCGATATCCCGGCCTATATCCCGGAAAGCTATATAGCCTCGGATGATCTAAGGATAATATTTTATAGAAGACTTGTGAATGCAGGCTCAAATGAAGACCTGTCCGGAATAAGGGAAGAGTTCCTAGACCGTTTCGGGAAGCTCCCCGTGCCCCTTGAGAACCTTTTCAGGCTTACGGGCCTCCGTTTAACAGCGCAAAAAAGCAATGTCAAAAGCATTATAGAAAAAGAAAAGTTTTACGAGATATATTTTCTTGAAGATATAAGCGTTAAGCCTGAGAACATAGTACAACTTGCACAGGACTATAAGGATATCCTGGAATTCATACGCGGGGAATCTAAAGGCATCCGCCTGATAAAAAAACTGATCCGGGCTGAACCTGTTGACTACCTGAAAGCTTTCTTGTCAAACCTTCACAAATATGTTAAAATTAACCAAAAATGAGAGAGCCGGCCCAGTTTATGAAAACAACGATCTATTATTTTACAGGTACGGGTAACTCCTTAAAAGTTGCGCGAGATATAGCCGGAGGGCTTGGCGAAACAGAGCTTATACCCATAGCTAAAGCAATAAAAAATGATGTAAAACCCTCAGCCGACAGGATAGGTTTAATTTTTCCGGTTTACGTATGGGGTGTACCGGTAATTGTAACTAATTTTGTCAAGAAACTGGAAGCAACCGACAAATACTTTTTTTCCGTGGTTACTTACGGCGGTATGCCTGCATCTACGGTCAACCAGCTAAAAAACCTTCTAAGAGGCCGGAACATCAAGCTGTCTGCAGGTTTCGGCGTGAAAATGCCGGGAAACTATGTGCCTCTCTATGGGGCGTATCCGGAAAAAACCTGCAATGAATTATATGATAAAGAAAAAAATAAGATAAAAGAAATAATTGAATATATTAAAGCCGGCAGGGAAGGCAGGTGTGAAGATAATTCATTTATCGTTAACTGGATTTTTTCAGGGATAATATATAATTTAAGCGTATCTAAGATGCATGAAGCAAGTAAGAAATTCTGGGTAAAGGACACCTGTACTAAATGCGGGCTGTGTGAAAAAATATGCCCTGTGAAAAATATTAGACTTGACCAAGGCAAGCCCGTTTGGGATAAGCGGTGCGAGCAGTGCCTGGCTTGTATTCAATGGTGCCCTGTAGAAGCTATTCAGTTCGGGAAATCAACTGAAACAAGGAAAAGGTACCGCCATCCGGAAATAAAGGTGGAAGATTTATTTATATAAAATGGTTATTGATAAAAAGTTTATGTTATATCTTTTTTAAAATAATAGCACTGTAAGGAGACTAAATGAAACCGTACGCTAAACTGACCTTATTATTTCTTGTTTTTGTATTTCAAGCTCCATTTACTTTTGCAAGCGGTATTTTTACAACACCTGGCACCAGGGCCTGTTCCCTGGGTGCTGCGTATATAGGAATTGCCGATGATATTACTGCTATTTATTGGAACCCTGCAGGGTTAAGTCAATTACAAGGGAAAGCTTTTGAAGTATCGGCTCTTTTTGCAGACACTCAGGCGAAGAGCAACAAATCTCTTTCAAATGTTGCAAGCCCTAATCCTTACGACGGAGATTTTCCGATTAAGAACCTATATGATAGTCTCGGAGGCGAACCGAACGAATACAACTCAAAAGAATTAAAGCTAAAGGCTATAGTCCCGTTTATTGGAGGTTATACAAGAGTAAAGGATATTACTATCGCTGCCGGTGTTTATGCCTTAGGTGGAGGCGGAGGCAACTGGGAAAGTACCGTTAACGGAAGTTTG of Candidatus Liberimonas magnetica contains these proteins:
- the fmt gene encoding methionyl-tRNA formyltransferase, whose translation is MKILFFGTPEIAEVYLKELIQTQEVVGIITRPDRPRDRGQKLVSPPVKILAEQNNIPVFQPEKFNDDIINNLKVLNPDVGVVVSYGKLIPENIFSVPKIGCFNIHFSLLPKYRGAAPIQWALINGEKETGVTTFWIEKTLDSGPVLVQKSIEISQDDNYLSLAKTLTALGVVVLQESFDKLKKGQSRGEPQNGTPTFAPPLKKENGKIDWSKPADVIFNLIRGTTPWPGAYSEIKEGNLKGKILKIIKAHAVQGAKYETETSPGQIVEIVKNAGFIVRCGEGFLMIEEVHLENKKQSSAWSFLQGSHFNSGDKIF
- a CDS encoding YchF family ATPase — translated: MKVGIVGLEGAGKKSLFSLLTGKDIEAHVQVKEEIGVVSVPDERIDFLAGMFASKKKVYSQIEFHLIPSVKKDSQETKKMLVETKFMDMIAIVARQFSDENVYHPLGNVDFQRDYFTLKNELLLADLMLVETRLDNIAKQLKAKSDTVVLKEKEVIEKLKTVLEQGNYLSSLKLTDEEGKIIKSLNFLTFKPVFVIINCDEDKVNTAFNLPDGAKSLNVSVKIEREIQGLAENEKKEFLDTLALTDTSINRLIKFAYSYGELISFITAGPKDSHSWTIRNGTNAHNAAGAIHSDIEKGFIRAEVVSFEDLKRAGSEAEAKKLGVYRLEGKEYIVKDGDIIVFRFNV
- a CDS encoding cupin domain-containing protein — translated: MTKKPIIKYQIKNHNRAWNPLFKDKKSWLFGFFKPKTRSIKDYDYLELHKYPELFILLEGRIVMTFKKIENSPIEKLELKKGEVVIFNCWHNGYALEKGSTALVIERPKNPTKHLNI
- the mfd gene encoding transcription-repair coupling factor, with the protein product MKKIFSGLFAGGKAYFVLENHDAYKNTLVIAGEDEINLWFNNLTALGKFYYNPKIYSFLTTDNFNRIETLNNLKNSSSSIILATESSVKEKTFSAGSFQKNILKLSSESRFNLENLTKNLIDFGFTHDEFVEEKGQFSRRGEILDVWPVDQNVPWRLVFNNDTLESIRSFDVDSQRSSRFFNKIEILPVKEIPEGYLSEYLSEETKVYFDIKPDPELEKIFEGYDCFINEPLSKDAEDAGFKALLKYEGKIPLFIDEFKKFAGSGYKTAIFCPHQGEKERIEEILFENKLLDFVSEINIGPLEEGFYSDKRRLAVFSSQEILYKRKPVSFPKFKTGRRLEGLWEISSGDYVVHERYGIGRYLGLKKIARGQQEQEYLCIEYKGGDKLYIPIYDFKVVQKYVGLEGYRPKLHSLDTVAWERAKQRAKESAIELAQDLLKLYAERQKSEGVAYPRDIPWEMELSDSFPYSETEDQLKAIEEVKADLSKSQPMERLVCGDVGYGKTEVAIRAAFKVVLSSKQVAVLVPTTVLAEQHFQTFTQRLSPFPVKIEVLSRFQSKLEQTKAIENIKAGSVDIVIGTHRLLQKDIEFHDLGLLIIDEEHRFGVKQKEKIKSMKKNVDVLLLSATPIPRTLSLALSNIRDLSVIETPPYGRLPIETHLGHYDEKLIQKIIRAELSRGGQVFYVHNRVETILTKAEQIKKLIPESKLGIVHGQLSGPEIEKAMWRFLHKEIDVLLATTIIESGLDIPSVNTMIVEDAENFGLSQLYQLRGRIGRSSQKAYCYLFSSSSSLTEDARKRLEALNELSELGSGFRLALRDLEIRGGGNVLGAEQHGFVREVGFELYSRLIAEASRNLKGEVALPKENEESKTVVDFDIPAYIPESYIASDDLRIIFYRRLVNAGSNEDLSGIREEFLDRFGKLPVPLENLFRLTGLRLTAQKSNVKSIIEKEKFYEIYFLEDISVKPENIVQLAQDYKDILEFIRGESKGIRLIKKLIRAEPVDYLKAFLSNLHKYVKINQK
- a CDS encoding EFR1 family ferrodoxin (N-terminal region resembles flavodoxins. C-terminal ferrodoxin region binds two 4Fe-4S clusters.), producing the protein MKTTIYYFTGTGNSLKVARDIAGGLGETELIPIAKAIKNDVKPSADRIGLIFPVYVWGVPVIVTNFVKKLEATDKYFFSVVTYGGMPASTVNQLKNLLRGRNIKLSAGFGVKMPGNYVPLYGAYPEKTCNELYDKEKNKIKEIIEYIKAGREGRCEDNSFIVNWIFSGIIYNLSVSKMHEASKKFWVKDTCTKCGLCEKICPVKNIRLDQGKPVWDKRCEQCLACIQWCPVEAIQFGKSTETRKRYRHPEIKVEDLFI